In the Populus trichocarpa isolate Nisqually-1 chromosome 1, P.trichocarpa_v4.1, whole genome shotgun sequence genome, one interval contains:
- the LOC18094771 gene encoding LOW QUALITY PROTEIN: probable inactive nicotinamidase At3g16190 (The sequence of the model RefSeq protein was modified relative to this genomic sequence to represent the inferred CDS: deleted 2 bases in 1 codon), translating to MVTVTGVNLTVLREHDPQGRDVEVFHRHLYSSGNVGPTSKGSVGAELADGLVIKEGDYKLVKTCLSAFVATHLHSLLRTEGIKSLVISGVRTPNCIRQTVFDAIAVDYQPVTVIFYATAAATPDIHVGMYSLIA from the exons ATGGTTACAGTAACTGGTGTCAATCTTACG GTTCTTCGTGAACATGATCCACAAGGGCGAGATGTTGAAGTTTTTCACCGGCATCTGTACTCTTCTGGAAATGTGGGTCCCACCTCTAAGGGAAGTGTGGGAGCGGAGCTGGCTGATGGCCTTGTAATCAAAGAAGGGGATTATAAGCTGGTGAAGACTTGTTTAAGTGCATTCGTCGCTACTCATCTCCATTCATTGCTTCGTACCGAGGGAATTAAGAGTTTAGTAATTTCCG GGGTTCGAACTCCGAATTGCATTAGACAGACTGTCTTTGATGCAATAGCTGTGGACTACCAGCCTGTCACTGTCATC TTTTATGCCACTGCTGCTGCTACACCTGACATACATGTTGGTATGTATTCATTGATAGCTTGA